A genome region from Carcharodon carcharias isolate sCarCar2 chromosome 17, sCarCar2.pri, whole genome shotgun sequence includes the following:
- the LOC121289637 gene encoding putative nuclease HARBI1, with the protein MTYLKMAKSPCLKRLRLSRATITELCALTQDDLHPWGNIGHGVPVALRVTAAVNFYAASSFQGSTGDVCSISQAATHYYIKDVKNALQKRTGEFIRFWMDEDNQVGWAMGFIAISIFPCVQSVIDCTHAAIKAPSKLPAPFINRKGFYSLSVKLIYDHKKQILQVCARYPGSNHDAYVFQHSQMPQSFMPRPHIRELIKGDSGYPFHTWVMVLVRNPVRQKRVNAIQGTTRNIIEPIISLLKMRFCCLDLGVHSSTTQ; encoded by the coding sequence ATGACGTACCTAAAAATGGCAAAGAGTCCATGCCTAAAGAGACTACGCCTCTCCAGGGCAACCATCACAGAACTATGTGCCCTAACGCAAGATGACTTGCATCCATGGGGAAACATTGGGCACGGTGTGCCAGTGGCATTGAGGGTTACTGCAGCTGTTAACTTCTATGCAGCCAGTTCCTTCCAGGGGTCTACAGGTGACGTATGCAGCATCTCCCAAGCAGCCACGCACTACTACATCAAGGATGtgaaaaatgcactgcagaagaggactggagaattcatAAGATTTTGGATGGATGAGGACAATCAGGTGGGGTGGGCAATGGGATTCATAGCCATTTCTATTTTTCCATGTGTTCAAAGtgtaatagactgcacccatgctGCCATCAAGGCACCATCCAAGCTGCCTGCCCCATTTATTAACAGAAAGGGAttctattctctcagtgtgaagTTAATCTATGACCACAAGAAGCAAATCTTGCAGGTGTGTGCTCGCTACCCTGGCAGCAACCACGATGCTTATGTGTTTCAACACTCGCAGATGCCGCAGTCGTTTATGCCAAGGCCACACATCAGAGAATTAATCAAAGGTGACAGTGGCTACCCTTTTCACACATGGGTGATGGTACTGGTCAGAAACCCAGTGAGGCAGAAGAGGGTCAATGCTATTCAGGGCACAACAAGGAATATCATAGAGCCAATCATCAGTCTGCTGAAGATGCGTTTCTGCTGCCTTGATCTGGGAGTGCACTCCAGTACGACCCAGTAA